From the genome of Carassius gibelio isolate Cgi1373 ecotype wild population from Czech Republic chromosome A16, carGib1.2-hapl.c, whole genome shotgun sequence, one region includes:
- the LOC128031058 gene encoding GATOR complex protein MIOS-like: MSSGYKPDILWSPHHADRYVICDTELSLYRIGPAGSPETKAGTLPLSEETAATLLAINSDTPYMKCVAWYPKHEPECLLAVGQANGRVVLTSLGQSHNSKCKELVGKEFVPKHARQCNTLAWNPVDSNWLAAGLDKHRADFSVLIWDISSKFSPEAVPAEKARLSGDVDSGLLVTKPLYELGQNDACLSLCWLPRDHQKLLLAGMHRNLAIFDLRNTSQKTFVNTKAIQGVTVDPHFPDRVASFFEGQVAIWDLRKFEKPVFTLTEQPKPLTKVAWCPTRMGLLATLTRDSNIIRLYDMQHTPMPFGDEVEPTIIERSVQPCSESIISSFAWHPSAQNRMVVVSPNRVMNDFTVFERISLAWSSTTSLMWACGRHLYECTEDAGQGAAAADKDIATKMRERAQSHYGHDTVQVWRNHVLAGGDDPQLRSLWYTLHFMKQYTENLEQKQQSNKQSLIYSGIKNIVKSSSGTTETRRCWSGSDRQTDVPRYHSEERSLALQLCGWISRGPDIDVEPFLKSLEQEGEWERAAAVALFNLDIRRAIQILNKGASAEKGDLNLNVVAMALSGYTDEKNSLWREMCSSLRLQLKKAHLCIMFAFLTSEPGAFDAVLYESRVAVRDRVAFACMFLNDTQLPRYIDKLTYEMKEAGNLEGILLTGLTKDGVDLMESYVDRTGDVQTASFCMLKGSPGEVLKDPRVQCWIENYRNLLDAWRFWHKRAEFDIHRSKLDPSSKPLPQVFVSCNFCGKSISYSCSAIPHQGRGFSQYGVSGSPTKSKVTSCPGCRKPLPRCALCLMNMGTPVSSCPGTGKADEKADLTRDKKLAQFNNWFTWCHNCRHGGHAGHMLSWFRDHSECPVSACTCKCMQLDTTGNLVPSDSA, translated from the exons ATGTCGAGCGGCTATAAACCAGATATCCTGTGGTCTCCCCATCACGCAGACCGCTATGTGATCTGCGACACTGAACTCAGTCTGTATCGGATTGGACCTGCAGGAAGCCCAGAGACTAAAGCCGGCACCCTTCCGCTCTCAGAGGAGACCGCGGCTACGCTGCTGGCCATCAACTCTGACACCCCGTATATGAAATGTGTGGCTTGGTATCCCAAACATGAGCCTGAGTGTTTGCTGGCTGTGGGACAGGCCAACGGCCGAGTCGTCCTGACCAGTCTGGGACAGAGCCACAACTCCAAATGTAAGGAGCTGGTGGGTAAAGAGTTTGTACCCAAGCATGCCCGGCAATGCAACACACTCGCGTGGAACCCGGTGGACAGTAACTGGCTGGCGGCTGGTTTGGACAAACACCGGGCTGATTTTTCCGTTCTCATATGGGACATAAGCAGTAAGTTTTCTCCTGAGGCGGTTCCAGCTGAGAAGGCCCGTCTGTCTGGAGACGTGGACTCTGGGTTGTTGGTGACCAAACCGCTGTACGAGCTCGGTCAGAACGATGCATGTCTTTCTCTTTGTTGGCTCCCTCGTGATCATCAAAAGTTACTCCTGGCTGGAATGCATCGAAATCTGGCCATCTTTGACCTGCGCAACACCAGCCAGAAGACGTTTGTGAACACCAAAGCCATCCAGGGTGTAACGGTGGATCCTCATTTTCCAGATCGCGTTGCATCATTCTTCGAAGGCCAGGTGGCAATCTGGGATTTACGGAAATTCGAAAAGCCGGTCTTTACTTTGACCGAGCAGCCCAAACCTTTAACTAAAGTGGCATGGTGTCCAACACGCATGGGCCTGCTGGCCACGCTCACGCGGGACAGCAACATCATCCGGCTGTACGACATGCAGCACACACCCATGCCGTTCGGCGACGAGGTGGAGCCCACCATCATCGAGCGCAGCGTCCAGCCCTGCAGCGAGAGCATCATCAGCAGCTTCGCCTGGCATCCGTCCGCCCAGAACCGCATGGTGGTGGTATCGCCCAACCGGGTTATGAACGACTTTACGGTCTTCGAGCGCATATCGCTGGCCTGGAGCTCCACCACCTCGCTGATGTGGGCGTGTGGGCGGCACCTGTATGAGTGCACGGAGGACGCCGGTCAGGGGGCGGCCGCTGCTGATAAGGACATCGCCACTAAGATGAGGGAGCGAGCGCAGTCCCATTACGGCCATGACACCGTCCAGGTGTGGAGGAACCATGTGCTGGCCGGAGGAGACGACCCGCAGCTGAGGTCGCTCTGGTACACGCTCCATT TTATGAAGCAGTACACTGAAAATTTGGAGCAGAAGCAACAGAGCAATAAACAGTCGCTCATCTACTCGGGCATCAAAAACATCGTCAAGTCCAGCTCTG GCACTACAGAGACCCGGCGCTGCTGGTCAggttcagacagacagaccgatgtACCGCGGTACCACAGCGAGGAGCGCAGTCTGGCCCTGCAGCTGTGTGGCTGGATCAGTCGAGGGCCCGACATTGATGTGGAGCCCTTTCTGAAGTCTCTGGAGCAGGAGGGCGAGTGGGAGAGAGCCGCTGCTGTCGCTCTCTTTAACCTGGACATCCGACGAGCCATTCAGATCCTTAACAAAGGAGCTTCAGCAGAGAAAG GTGATCTGAACCTGAACGTGGTGGCCATGGCTCTGTCGGGCTACACTGATGAGAAGAACTCCCTGTGGAGAGAGATGTGCAGCTCTCTCAGACTCCAGCTGAAGAAGGCGCACCTGTGTATCATGTTTGCCTTCCTCACCAGTGAACCTGGCGCCTTTGATGCCGTCCTA TATGAGAGTCGTGTGGCTGTCAGGGACAGGGTGGCATTTGCATGTATGTTTCTAAATGACACTCAG TTGCCTCGTTACATAGACAAGCTGACCTATGAGATGAAGGAGGCTGGTAATCTGGAGGGTATCCTGCTGACAGGACTGACGAAAGATGGAGTAGATCTGATGGAGAGTTATGTAGACCGAACCGGAGACGTGCAGACGGCCAGTTTCTGCATGCTCAAA GGCTCCCCAGGAGAGGTGCTGAAGGACCCTCGGGTGCAGTGCTGGATCGAGAACTACCGCAACCTGTTGGATGCCTGGAGGTTTTGGCATAAACGGGCTGAATTCGACATTCATAGGAGCAAACTGGATCCCAGCTCAAAACCACTTCCACAG GTGTTTGTGAGCTGTAATTTCTGTGGGAAGTCTATATCATACAGCTGCTCGGCGATCCCACATCAGGGCCGTGGATTCAGTCAGTACGGGGTCAGCGGTTCACCCACCAAGTCAAAGGTCACCAGTTGCCCTGGTTGTCGTAAACCACTTCCACGCTGTGCTCTCTGCTTAATGAACATGGGCACCCCTGTGTCCAGCTGCCCAG GCACAGGAAAAGCAGATGAGAAAGCCGATCTCACACGAGACAAAAAACTTGCTCAGTTTAATAACTGGTTCACCTGGTGCCACAACTGCCGGCACGGTGGCCACGCAGGTCACATGCTCAGCTGGTTTAG AGATCACAGTGAGTGTCCCGTGTCGGCCTGCACCTGTAAATGCATGCAGCTGGACACCACAGGCAACCTGGTGCCTTCTGATAGTGCATAA